The proteins below come from a single Ailuropoda melanoleuca isolate Jingjing chromosome 1, ASM200744v2, whole genome shotgun sequence genomic window:
- the ARL4A gene encoding ADP-ribosylation factor-like protein 4A: MGNGLSDQTSILSSLPSFQSFHIVILGLDCAGKTTVLYRLQFNEFVNTVPTKGFNTEKIKVTLGNSKTVTFHFWDVGGQEKLRPLWKSYTRCTDGIVFVVDSVDVERMEEAKTELHKITRISENQGVPVLIVANKQDLRNSLSLSEIEKLLAMGELSSSTPWHLQPTCAIIGDGLKEGLEKLHDMIIKRRKMLRQQKKKR, encoded by the coding sequence ATGGGGAATGGACTGTCAGACCAGACTTCTATCCTGTCCAGCCTGCCTTCATTTCAGTCCTTTCACATTGTTATTCTGGGTTTGGACTGTGCTGGAAAGACGACTGTGTTATATAGGCTGCAGTTCAATGAATTTGTAAATACTGTCCCTACCAAAGGATTTAACACTGAAAAAATTAAGGTTACCTTGGGAAATTCTAAAACAGTCACTTTTCACTTCTGGGATGTGGGTGGCCAGGAGAAATTAAGGCCACTGTGGAAGTCATATACCAGATGCACAGATGGCATCGTGTTTGTTGTGGACTCCGTTGATGTTGAAAGAATGGAAGAAGCCAAAACTGAACTTCATAAAATAACCAGGATATCAGAAAATCAGGGAGTCCCCGTACTTATAGTTGCTAACAAACAAGACCTGAGgaactctctgtctctgtcagaaaTTGAGAAATTGTTAGCAATGGGTGAACTGAGCTCTTCAACTCCCTGGCATCTGCAGCCCACTTGTGCGATCATAGGAGATGGACTAAAGGAAGGACTTGAGAAACTACATGATAtgataattaaaagaagaaaaatgttgcggcaacagaaaaagaagagatga